From one Cynocephalus volans isolate mCynVol1 chromosome X, mCynVol1.pri, whole genome shotgun sequence genomic stretch:
- the LOC134368286 gene encoding thymosin beta-15A yields the protein MSDKPDLSEVEKFDKSKLKKTHTEEKNTLPSKETIQQEKQCAQTS from the exons ATGAGTGATAAGCCAGACTTGTCGGAGGTGGAGAAGTTTGACaagtcaaaactgaagaaaactcataccgaggaaaaaaatactcttccctCAAAGGAAA cgaTCCAGCAGGAGAAACAGTGTGCTCAGACATCGTAA
- the LOC134368285 gene encoding histone H2A-Bbd type 2/3-like produces MRGRVAVARLRSTGQVPCRRSRAHRAELTFSVSHPEHLLREGHYAQCPSSCAPVFLGAIVEYVTAKVLELASDEARRSSRRCITLELLDVAVHSNALLSGFFVTTTISQVAPA; encoded by the exons ATGAGGGGCCGGGTCGCGGTAGCTAGGTTACGGAGTACGGGCCAA GTGCCGTGCCGCCGCTCTCGAGCCCACCGAGCCGAGCTGACATTCTCCGTGAGCCACCCGGAGCACCTCCTGCGGGAGGGCCACTACGCCCAGTGCCCGAGTTCGTGTGCGCCGGTCTTTCTAGGTGCCATCGTCGAGTACGTGACGGCCAAGGTCTTGGAGCTGGCGAGCGACGAGGCccggaggagcagcaggagatgcATCACCTTGGAGCTGTTGGACGTGGCCGTGCACAGCAACGCGCTGCTCAGTGGTTTCTTCGTGACTACAACCATCTCCCAGGTGGCCCCAGCCTAG